In the Paenibacillus sp. FSL H7-0357 genome, one interval contains:
- a CDS encoding aminoacyl-tRNA deacylase yields the protein MDNLKAILQEKGVQYEIIHHEKQIRTAQEGADYFGIEIGQTAPTLVLKSEKGYFAMIVSGNRGRVNLEEVSDILECNQLKMATPKEVQQITGYTVGSVSLVLSLPCIVDRGLFYYPFVYGGTGEPASTLKIAPNDLEKLNQVVAFWD from the coding sequence ATGGATAATCTAAAAGCGATTTTGCAAGAAAAAGGGGTTCAATATGAGATTATTCATCATGAAAAACAGATTCGTACAGCCCAGGAAGGCGCAGATTATTTTGGAATTGAAATAGGTCAAACAGCACCCACTTTGGTTCTCAAGTCAGAAAAAGGATATTTTGCAATGATTGTTTCTGGAAATCGTGGGCGTGTAAATTTAGAAGAAGTGTCAGACATTTTAGAATGCAACCAATTGAAAATGGCAACCCCAAAAGAAGTCCAGCAAATAACTGGATACACTGTTGGTAGTGTCTCCTTAGTGCTTTCTTTGCCTTGTATCGTAGATAGAGGGCTTTTTTATTATCCATTTGTTTACGGAGGTACGGGAGAACCAGCATCGACATTGAAGATTGCCCCAAATGATTTAGAAAAACTAAATCAAGTTGTCGCTTTTTGGGATTGA
- a CDS encoding cysteine hydrolase family protein has protein sequence MNQVLLIIDAQQELIDGNEQESAVFNKEQLIRNINKVIERAQEAGVEVVFVRDLDVAEGKGAGFQVHHEINKSADAKVFDKLATNSFHGTGLLQYLKDQQIGHVVIMGCKTQHCIDTAVRTATVSNMDVTLVGDGHSTTDTDVLSAEQIIRHHNKTLHGHYNVEHFSMVRDSEEDLFRPTHDSYRS, from the coding sequence TTGAATCAGGTATTATTAATTATTGATGCGCAGCAAGAGTTAATCGATGGAAATGAGCAGGAAAGTGCGGTATTTAACAAAGAACAGCTTATCCGGAATATTAATAAAGTGATTGAACGAGCCCAAGAAGCAGGTGTCGAAGTTGTGTTTGTAAGGGACCTCGATGTAGCGGAGGGAAAAGGTGCAGGTTTTCAAGTGCACCATGAAATCAATAAGTCTGCGGATGCCAAAGTCTTTGATAAGCTGGCAACCAATTCTTTTCACGGGACAGGACTTCTTCAATACCTGAAAGATCAGCAGATTGGGCATGTGGTCATTATGGGGTGTAAAACTCAGCACTGCATCGATACTGCAGTCCGGACTGCTACGGTCAGTAATATGGATGTCACCTTGGTTGGGGATGGACATTCTACAACGGACACTGATGTTTTAAGTGCAGAACAGATCATCAGGCATCACAATAAAACGTTACATGGGCACTACAATGTGGAACACTTTTCTATGGTCAGAGATTCCGAGGAAGATTTGTTTCGTCCCACACATGACTCTTATAGATCATAA
- a CDS encoding protein adenylyltransferase SelO, translating into MTEKIDAGWNFDNSYVSLPESLYTRLKPDSVRLPKLVIFNETLAASLGLKGPALRSDDGAAVFAGNEIPEGADSLAQAYAGHQFGHFNRLGDGRAVLLGEQITPEGERFDIQLKGAGRTPYSRGGDGRAALGPMLREYIISEAMHALGIPTTRSLAVVTTGESIFRETEQPGAILTRVAASHLRVGTFQYVSAWGTDKDLQALADYTLQRHYPGADSDSDPNRYLVLLREVIKRQAELIAKWQLVGFIHGVMNTDNMALSGETIDYGPCAFMDVYNPATVFSSIDLQGRYAYGNQPGIAAWNLARFAETLLPLLHEDKGEAISLAEDAIADFQEIFLSQWLAGMRAKLGIFNEEPQDESLIEGLLEMMQQYRADYTHTFRALTLNKPEETVLHGTSEFTGWYELWQARLGRQQESQDASQQVMRASNPAVIPRNHRVEEALEAAVRKEDFSVLERLLGVLANPYAYSSDQDDYNSLPEESTRPYRTFCGT; encoded by the coding sequence ATGACTGAGAAAATAGATGCAGGATGGAATTTCGACAACAGTTATGTTTCTCTTCCCGAATCGCTGTATACAAGGCTCAAACCGGATTCCGTAAGACTGCCGAAGCTGGTGATTTTCAATGAAACCTTGGCAGCATCTCTTGGGTTGAAGGGTCCGGCACTGCGTAGCGATGATGGTGCTGCAGTGTTTGCAGGCAACGAAATTCCTGAAGGTGCTGATTCACTTGCCCAAGCTTATGCAGGGCATCAATTCGGACACTTTAACAGGTTAGGTGATGGCAGGGCTGTGCTTCTTGGTGAACAGATTACGCCAGAAGGCGAGAGATTTGATATTCAGCTTAAGGGTGCAGGTAGAACGCCATACTCCCGCGGAGGCGATGGACGGGCAGCGCTCGGGCCAATGCTACGCGAATATATTATCAGTGAAGCCATGCATGCGCTTGGTATTCCTACCACCCGCAGCTTGGCGGTTGTCACTACAGGGGAGTCCATATTCCGCGAGACCGAGCAGCCGGGTGCTATATTGACTCGTGTAGCTGCCAGTCATCTGCGTGTCGGTACTTTTCAATATGTCTCCGCATGGGGCACTGACAAGGATCTTCAGGCTCTGGCAGATTACACGCTGCAAAGACATTATCCGGGAGCTGACTCTGATTCTGATCCGAACCGTTATCTTGTGCTGCTTCGGGAAGTGATCAAACGTCAGGCCGAGCTGATTGCTAAGTGGCAGCTGGTCGGGTTTATTCATGGAGTGATGAATACCGACAACATGGCGCTAAGTGGAGAAACCATTGACTACGGTCCTTGTGCCTTCATGGATGTCTATAATCCTGCGACAGTATTCAGCTCGATAGATCTTCAAGGCCGGTATGCCTATGGAAATCAGCCGGGGATTGCTGCGTGGAATCTCGCAAGATTTGCGGAAACGCTGCTGCCGTTGCTGCATGAAGACAAGGGCGAGGCGATCAGCCTTGCCGAGGATGCGATTGCAGATTTTCAAGAGATCTTCCTCAGCCAATGGCTCGCAGGAATGAGGGCGAAGCTTGGAATCTTTAACGAAGAACCGCAGGATGAATCCCTTATCGAAGGCTTGCTGGAAATGATGCAACAGTATCGTGCCGACTATACCCATACTTTCCGTGCCTTAACTTTAAATAAGCCGGAAGAAACGGTTTTGCATGGAACATCTGAATTTACGGGGTGGTATGAACTTTGGCAGGCGAGACTGGGCAGGCAGCAGGAATCGCAAGACGCTTCGCAGCAGGTAATGCGCGCCAGCAATCCAGCGGTAATTCCACGCAACCACCGGGTAGAAGAAGCGCTCGAAGCAGCAGTGAGAAAAGAGGACTTCAGTGTGCTGGAGCGGCTTCTTGGTGTGCTTGCGAACCCATACGCCTACTCTTCAGATCAGGATGACTACAATTCACTGCCAGAGGAATCCACCAGACCCTACCGGACTTTCTGCGGTACCTGA
- a CDS encoding adenosine deaminase: MKERFCKALESNDLAEMRKIPKGDLHNHLPRGGNKKYIEEWAGVKIPDCPKFKDLDEMNQWNAQYIKPLFQGRLGYEKRLEAAFMQAKLDGVQLLHMSVSIGEEAFYDQSIEDLVKALKRIHQSVAPDVTFVPEIAFLSYTPIDEINEKLDQYFAQNYFQSLDMFGDEFAVPSFKKVYRKAKEKGLLLKAHVGEFGSAELVKEAVEELELDQVQHGIAAASSQSIMNWLCDHKIQLNICPTSNVVLCRAAGYNVHPIRKLYDNGIRVTVNTDDMIIFDQSVSEEFFNLYHAGVFNTAELNEIRENAL, encoded by the coding sequence ATGAAGGAAAGATTTTGTAAAGCGTTGGAAAGTAATGATTTGGCTGAGATGAGAAAAATACCAAAAGGGGATTTGCACAACCATCTTCCAAGAGGCGGTAATAAGAAGTATATCGAAGAATGGGCCGGAGTGAAAATACCTGATTGTCCGAAGTTTAAAGATCTGGATGAAATGAATCAATGGAATGCGCAATACATAAAACCATTATTTCAGGGAAGATTAGGGTATGAAAAACGTCTCGAAGCCGCATTTATGCAGGCAAAGTTGGATGGTGTACAGCTGCTTCATATGAGCGTTTCAATAGGAGAAGAGGCTTTTTATGATCAATCCATTGAGGATTTGGTTAAAGCATTAAAAAGGATTCATCAAAGCGTTGCTCCAGATGTTACTTTTGTACCGGAAATTGCATTCTTATCCTATACTCCTATTGATGAGATAAATGAAAAGTTAGATCAATATTTCGCTCAGAATTATTTCCAATCGTTGGATATGTTTGGCGATGAATTTGCTGTTCCTTCCTTCAAAAAAGTATACAGAAAAGCGAAAGAAAAAGGATTGCTGCTAAAAGCGCATGTAGGCGAATTTGGATCAGCTGAATTAGTCAAAGAGGCTGTAGAAGAACTTGAACTCGATCAAGTTCAGCACGGCATAGCTGCTGCCAGCTCGCAAAGCATTATGAATTGGTTATGTGATCATAAAATTCAGCTTAATATATGTCCGACAAGTAATGTTGTACTTTGCAGGGCAGCAGGTTATAACGTGCATCCTATTAGAAAATTATATGATAATGGGATTAGAGTCACCGTAAATACGGATGACATGATTATTTTTGATCAAAGTGTTTCGGAGGAATTTTTCAACCTGTATCATGCAGGTGTTTTTAATACAGCTGAACTAAATGAAATCAGAGAAAATGCTTTGTGA
- a CDS encoding SGNH/GDSL hydrolase family protein has translation MHKNEALQTYPCSGIEHLKVHGRTTGCLDPVTLFWTGSAVEFNVKASELWIEVESGYDQYEPWISILINSVPVSRQMLTAGRYWVCVFRGMNENAAKNVRVVKDVQAMSGDPGCYMQIHAVKTDGEFVPVEARPYKFEFIGDSITSGEGVVGGKSEEDWIPMWFSAIHNYTAMTADAFNAEYRVISQSGWGVLTSWDNNPHANLPETYEQVCGLLAGAKNAALGAFAANDFDSWQPDVVVVNLGTNDDGAFHSPGWHDEDSGKIHNQRLNEDGTYNEADLAAFELAVEKFLLKLRTNNKTAHIIWAYGMLGIPMMPAIHRGVDRYAKRTGDKKVSVFQLPNMTNETIGARSHPGVLAHKQAAQELTGYIQGILATYKLNLNT, from the coding sequence ATGCACAAAAATGAAGCATTGCAGACATATCCATGCTCCGGGATCGAACATTTGAAGGTTCATGGCAGAACAACAGGCTGCCTGGATCCGGTAACCTTGTTCTGGACAGGAAGTGCGGTTGAATTCAACGTAAAGGCTTCGGAGCTCTGGATTGAAGTGGAGTCCGGATATGACCAGTACGAGCCTTGGATTAGTATACTCATCAACTCTGTACCTGTAAGCAGACAAATGTTAACCGCCGGAAGGTACTGGGTCTGTGTGTTCAGAGGGATGAATGAGAATGCTGCGAAGAATGTCCGGGTTGTAAAAGATGTGCAGGCTATGAGCGGAGATCCGGGCTGCTACATGCAAATCCACGCCGTGAAGACGGATGGGGAATTTGTGCCTGTTGAAGCTAGGCCCTATAAATTTGAGTTTATTGGCGACAGCATTACTTCCGGGGAAGGCGTCGTCGGAGGCAAAAGTGAAGAAGACTGGATTCCGATGTGGTTCAGCGCAATACATAATTATACGGCAATGACGGCTGACGCTTTTAACGCAGAATATCGGGTTATTTCGCAAAGCGGGTGGGGAGTGCTTACTAGCTGGGATAATAATCCGCATGCCAATCTTCCTGAAACCTACGAGCAGGTATGCGGGCTGCTTGCCGGTGCGAAAAATGCAGCGTTAGGAGCTTTTGCAGCAAATGATTTTGATTCTTGGCAGCCGGATGTGGTGGTGGTTAATCTCGGAACCAATGATGACGGTGCTTTTCATTCTCCGGGATGGCACGATGAAGATAGCGGGAAGATTCATAATCAACGGCTAAATGAGGACGGGACTTATAATGAAGCGGATTTGGCGGCATTCGAGTTGGCTGTTGAGAAGTTTCTTCTGAAGCTCAGAACTAATAATAAAACTGCGCACATCATCTGGGCCTATGGAATGCTGGGCATCCCGATGATGCCGGCGATTCATCGTGGTGTAGACCGTTATGCCAAGAGAACAGGCGACAAGAAGGTTTCTGTATTTCAACTTCCGAATATGACGAATGAAACTATAGGTGCAAGAAGCCATCCCGGGGTTTTGGCCCATAAGCAAGCGGCACAAGAGCTGACCGGTTACATCCAAGGAATTTTAGCGACATATAAATTGAACTTAAATACTTGA
- a CDS encoding CPBP family intramembrane glutamic endopeptidase, whose protein sequence is MTLSLLISAVLQLILFTSIPYVYWFFTSRKTSSFVKWIGWKKPQVVSRRQFILCFILTATIFTSLGMLTTIYMLDKDTLASSQFYGTGLKGLIPALIYSWMQTSLSEEILFRGFIGKRLSSKFGFAIGNSAQALLFGAVHAVMLYSSAGFFHSVVVMILAGFVGWSIGLLDEKLSAGSIIPGWVLHGLTNLISSIVMMYQWM, encoded by the coding sequence TTGACATTGTCATTGCTCATCAGTGCAGTCCTTCAGCTTATCTTGTTCACCTCTATTCCCTATGTATACTGGTTCTTTACAAGCAGAAAGACATCTTCGTTTGTAAAGTGGATTGGCTGGAAGAAACCTCAAGTGGTTTCCAGAAGGCAGTTCATCCTATGCTTCATCCTTACAGCGACTATATTCACCAGCTTGGGAATGCTTACTACAATCTATATGCTGGATAAGGATACTTTGGCCAGCTCGCAGTTTTACGGTACAGGTCTTAAGGGGCTGATTCCGGCGTTGATCTATTCATGGATGCAGACGAGTTTGTCCGAAGAGATTCTGTTCCGCGGATTCATTGGCAAACGGCTAAGCTCGAAGTTCGGATTTGCAATTGGGAACAGTGCCCAGGCTCTATTGTTTGGCGCCGTACATGCTGTTATGTTATACAGTAGTGCCGGATTTTTTCATTCTGTAGTTGTAATGATTCTTGCAGGCTTTGTGGGCTGGAGCATCGGACTGTTGGACGAGAAGTTATCTGCCGGCTCGATTATACCAGGTTGGGTCCTGCATGGGCTGACTAACCTGATCTCCTCTATTGTTATGATGTATCAATGGATGTAG
- a CDS encoding ATP-binding protein — translation MSFIQENSPYFLLGVFMLILIYAPQGFAFYIFLKKFLILNRSKKSFVGCLILVYMVKSLTAASLPPVVSVVLHLLVYSLITTVYFRGSVLQKLFFSSFYTVFTVVIEMLVWYGVQHIPLDPERVDNANFLWLSFSFIVVILLSIMLCLLLLRLFQVDNTTLLSNQDWAVLDLVSAGSLLIIIVNIRGNGFKPSNIPLEFVIILLGILVINIAVMFMYHKLMRRMQVEFHNHVLEQQVTEYTGKLKENQEAKRLRHDLNHVLLLIHSLLEAGAVQEASAYVAEVALKHRPGEKFISSGNIAIDAIYNEKFAIAELNKVAMQSHFRIPQDLSLAGKEVNIAIILGNALDNAIEGVQRLPQPGPYSIELEVIYSDGLLVISLKNPASLLTEDGHGSFLSSKRNLGSKGFGIESIEYAVQQLQGSVSFRYEDQQFMMLAVLPVPG, via the coding sequence ATGTCTTTCATTCAGGAGAATAGTCCTTACTTTTTGCTCGGTGTGTTTATGCTCATCCTTATTTATGCTCCGCAGGGGTTTGCATTCTATATTTTTCTAAAGAAATTTCTAATCCTGAACAGGAGCAAGAAGTCATTCGTAGGCTGCCTTATTCTCGTTTATATGGTTAAATCACTTACCGCAGCCAGCTTGCCGCCGGTTGTTTCGGTTGTCCTTCACCTCCTAGTGTATAGTCTGATTACGACCGTTTATTTTCGCGGCAGTGTACTGCAAAAGCTGTTCTTCAGCAGTTTCTATACGGTATTTACAGTTGTTATTGAAATGCTGGTGTGGTACGGGGTTCAGCATATCCCGCTCGATCCCGAGAGAGTGGATAACGCCAATTTCCTATGGCTGTCTTTCAGTTTCATCGTTGTTATTTTGCTAAGCATCATGTTATGCCTGCTATTGTTGCGGCTATTCCAAGTTGACAACACAACGTTACTGTCGAATCAGGATTGGGCTGTGCTGGATCTGGTTTCGGCCGGCTCTTTGCTCATTATTATTGTCAATATAAGAGGGAATGGGTTCAAGCCTTCCAATATCCCGCTTGAATTTGTGATCATTCTGTTAGGTATTCTTGTCATTAACATTGCTGTAATGTTTATGTACCATAAGTTAATGAGACGGATGCAGGTAGAATTCCATAATCATGTGCTGGAGCAGCAAGTGACGGAATACACAGGTAAGCTGAAAGAGAATCAAGAAGCAAAGCGATTGCGCCATGATCTGAATCATGTTCTGCTCCTCATTCATTCTCTGCTGGAAGCAGGAGCTGTACAAGAAGCCAGCGCTTATGTTGCGGAGGTTGCTTTGAAGCATAGGCCGGGAGAAAAATTTATCTCTTCTGGAAACATAGCTATTGATGCGATCTATAACGAGAAGTTCGCTATAGCCGAACTGAATAAGGTTGCAATGCAATCTCATTTTCGCATTCCTCAGGACTTGTCGCTTGCAGGCAAAGAGGTGAATATTGCGATAATCCTTGGCAATGCCCTCGACAATGCGATTGAAGGAGTTCAGAGATTACCCCAGCCAGGGCCGTATTCAATTGAACTGGAAGTGATTTATAGTGACGGATTATTGGTGATTTCCCTGAAGAATCCCGCATCTCTGCTTACGGAGGACGGACATGGCTCCTTTTTATCCAGCAAGCGGAACTTAGGCAGCAAAGGGTTCGGAATCGAAAGTATTGAGTATGCCGTTCAGCAGCTTCAAGGAAGTGTCAGTTTCAGATATGAGGATCAGCAGTTCATGATGCTGGCGGTATTGCCAGTGCCCGGGTAG
- a CDS encoding LytR/AlgR family response regulator transcription factor: MNLHIAICDDQRTEASRLEELLMKLLMNLQGITGTIEIFESGESLLTAMSSTAYDIVYLDMEMPGYNGIEVAEKIRLEDAGVLIIYVTSHTSYMRRSFEVHPFRYLLKPIDEHELQAATVKAVQQCMQRSNVLSFSIHHMDYNLKVDDIMYITVERGKKLVLCTENATYSYYGKLGELEGRLWPHDFCRVHTGYLVNWFYVRSLSKELIQLKNGVELPVSRSRSSDSLRSYHAFIEKRLLR; this comes from the coding sequence ATGAATCTTCACATTGCTATTTGTGACGATCAGAGGACAGAGGCCTCAAGATTGGAAGAATTGCTAATGAAGCTGCTGATGAACCTGCAGGGGATAACTGGCACCATTGAGATTTTTGAGTCAGGTGAATCCTTGCTTACGGCCATGAGCTCTACTGCTTACGATATTGTTTATCTGGATATGGAGATGCCCGGGTATAACGGCATAGAAGTCGCAGAGAAGATCCGGCTAGAAGATGCCGGGGTGTTAATCATCTATGTCACCAGCCACACCAGCTATATGAGAAGAAGCTTTGAGGTTCATCCGTTCCGTTATTTGCTGAAACCCATTGATGAACATGAACTGCAGGCCGCGACAGTCAAGGCTGTCCAGCAATGCATGCAAAGAAGCAATGTGCTGTCATTCTCAATTCATCATATGGACTATAATTTAAAAGTAGATGACATTATGTATATCACGGTAGAACGGGGAAAAAAATTGGTCCTGTGTACTGAAAACGCTACTTATTCATATTACGGCAAATTGGGGGAGTTGGAGGGACGGCTCTGGCCGCATGATTTTTGTCGCGTACATACGGGATACCTTGTAAATTGGTTCTATGTCCGGTCTTTAAGTAAAGAGCTTATTCAATTGAAGAACGGAGTGGAACTTCCTGTCAGCCGCAGTAGAAGCTCTGATTCTTTACGGTCGTACCATGCCTTTATAGAAAAGAGGCTTCTTAGATAG
- a CDS encoding MarR family transcriptional regulator yields MLKESGVDAFNGAQGRILYVLWEHERLTISEIGQLTSLANTSLTSMLDRMEEGGLIVRIPDNHNRRQTFITITEQAKAYREAYDLVSEQMNTLFYQGFTESEVTAFEKMLSRIVDNLK; encoded by the coding sequence ATGTTAAAAGAAAGCGGTGTGGACGCGTTTAACGGTGCACAAGGAAGGATTTTGTATGTGCTGTGGGAACACGAGAGGCTTACGATTTCCGAGATTGGCCAGCTTACCTCGCTTGCAAATACTTCTTTGACCAGCATGCTTGACAGAATGGAAGAAGGGGGGCTTATTGTTCGAATTCCAGACAACCATAACCGCAGGCAAACTTTCATAACGATTACTGAACAGGCCAAAGCATACCGTGAGGCTTACGATCTCGTATCTGAACAAATGAATACTTTGTTCTATCAGGGATTCACAGAATCGGAGGTTACTGCATTCGAGAAAATGCTGAGCAGAATTGTTGATAATTTGAAATGA
- a CDS encoding pyridoxamine 5'-phosphate oxidase family protein — protein MEQQTKEAIIKLIENSRDAIACSIDSDGFPNAKNMFKIKHEGLKTFWFSTNTSAIRTSQWMHNSKSCIYFLDAEDFHGLMLTGHMKVFLDDETKQNFWKEGDEQYYPLGPTDPDYCMLCFTAEKGNYYHGLQKHLFSVEELQDYNRHAL, from the coding sequence ATGGAGCAGCAAACCAAAGAAGCTATCATCAAATTAATTGAAAATAGCCGTGATGCCATTGCATGTTCAATTGACAGTGACGGATTTCCAAATGCCAAAAATATGTTCAAGATCAAACATGAAGGCCTAAAGACCTTCTGGTTCTCGACAAACACGTCTGCAATCCGCACCAGCCAATGGATGCACAACTCCAAATCTTGCATTTATTTTCTCGACGCCGAGGACTTTCACGGATTGATGCTTACAGGGCATATGAAGGTATTCCTTGATGATGAAACGAAGCAGAACTTCTGGAAAGAAGGCGACGAACAATATTATCCGCTTGGGCCAACCGATCCGGATTATTGCATGCTGTGTTTTACGGCAGAGAAAGGGAACTATTATCATGGGCTGCAGAAGCATTTGTTCAGCGTAGAGGAATTGCAGGATTATAATCGTCATGCCTTATAA
- a CDS encoding ABC transporter permease translates to MSTIIKPGAERKLKNHSSFSQSVRNSLTMAYRGLLKIKRTPEQLFDVTFQPIIFTLMFTYIFGGAISGDVHNYLPVIIPGILVQTVITTSIVTGVQLREDMEKGVFDRFKSLPISRIAPLAGALLADTVRYTIATVLTFVMGYLLGFRPEGGIGHVAIAALLVIGCSWAISWIFAFFGVIARTASSVQGISMIVLFPLTFLSNAFVPVNTMPDWLQWFVNINPISHLVTAVRELVNSGTMGTDLVFSLVGAAVIVAIFAPITVRAYMRRT, encoded by the coding sequence ATGAGTACAATCATTAAACCGGGTGCCGAACGAAAGCTGAAAAATCATTCGAGCTTTAGCCAATCGGTGCGCAATTCACTAACAATGGCCTATCGGGGGTTGCTGAAAATCAAGCGTACACCCGAGCAGTTGTTTGATGTCACGTTTCAGCCTATCATTTTCACGCTGATGTTCACTTATATCTTTGGCGGTGCGATCTCTGGAGATGTGCATAATTATTTGCCGGTCATCATCCCCGGTATTCTCGTACAGACCGTTATTACGACTTCCATAGTTACAGGCGTTCAGCTCAGGGAGGATATGGAAAAGGGAGTGTTTGACCGGTTCAAGTCACTGCCGATCTCGCGGATTGCCCCGCTCGCAGGAGCATTGCTTGCCGACACCGTCCGGTACACCATAGCGACTGTACTTACTTTTGTCATGGGATATCTTCTGGGCTTTCGTCCCGAAGGCGGGATCGGGCATGTAGCAATCGCTGCGCTCCTCGTGATCGGATGTTCCTGGGCGATCAGCTGGATTTTCGCCTTCTTCGGCGTAATAGCACGCACGGCTTCCAGTGTGCAGGGGATATCCATGATTGTGCTGTTCCCGCTCACCTTTCTTTCCAATGCTTTTGTGCCGGTCAATACCATGCCGGACTGGCTCCAGTGGTTCGTGAATATTAACCCGATTTCTCATCTGGTAACAGCCGTCCGGGAGCTGGTCAACTCGGGGACAATGGGCACAGATCTTGTCTTCTCCCTCGTCGGAGCGGCTGTAATCGTAGCGATCTTCGCTCCCATCACCGTGCGTGCATATATGCGTCGTACGTAA
- a CDS encoding ATP-binding cassette domain-containing protein produces the protein MNQLTKTAPHHGDWAIEAQGLVKVFGDNRAVDGVDLKVGTGSIYGVLGPNGAGKTTAIRMLATLLRPDAGSARIFGHDVVKEPQIVRQLIGVTGQYASVDESLSATENLVIFSRLLGLGRAEARHKAAELLEEFGLTEAAKRPLKNFSGGMRRRLDLAASLIAQPPLIFLDEPTTGLDPRTRNQMWDTIRRLVKSGSTVLLTTQYLEEADQLADRIAVIDHGRVVAEGTVDELKSSVGSSSLHLKVQNPQDLTNARRLVQQVLQVPSSLSAEVAKITAPMGNADRVTDLLIALREAGIPLAELSVQKPTLDEVFLTLTGHGVQEDAVQASGKSNKVEEQQYEYNH, from the coding sequence ATGAATCAATTAACGAAAACAGCACCACACCACGGCGATTGGGCCATTGAAGCGCAGGGACTTGTCAAAGTCTTTGGAGACAACCGGGCGGTAGACGGTGTGGATCTGAAAGTGGGGACCGGTTCGATCTACGGTGTGCTGGGTCCGAATGGAGCGGGGAAGACCACAGCCATCCGAATGCTGGCGACCTTACTAAGACCGGATGCAGGTTCGGCGCGGATCTTCGGACATGATGTGGTAAAGGAACCGCAGATTGTGCGTCAGCTGATCGGGGTGACCGGCCAGTACGCTTCAGTCGATGAGTCGCTCAGTGCGACAGAGAATTTGGTTATATTCTCCCGCTTGCTCGGACTGGGACGTGCCGAGGCACGTCATAAGGCAGCAGAGTTGCTGGAGGAATTCGGACTCACCGAAGCGGCGAAACGTCCGCTCAAAAATTTCTCCGGCGGTATGCGCCGGAGGCTGGATTTGGCCGCAAGTCTGATTGCGCAGCCACCGCTCATTTTCCTGGATGAACCCACGACCGGTTTGGACCCGCGTACGCGCAACCAAATGTGGGATACGATCCGGCGGCTGGTGAAGTCGGGTTCAACCGTATTGCTAACCACGCAATACCTTGAAGAGGCTGATCAACTGGCCGACCGGATTGCGGTTATCGATCATGGCCGTGTGGTTGCCGAGGGTACCGTAGATGAACTGAAATCCTCTGTCGGAAGCTCGTCGCTGCATTTAAAGGTTCAGAATCCGCAAGATCTCACGAATGCCCGCCGGCTTGTGCAACAGGTGCTTCAGGTACCGTCCAGTCTTTCGGCGGAAGTCGCGAAAATCACTGCACCTATGGGCAACGCCGACCGGGTTACCGATCTGTTGATCGCGCTGCGCGAAGCAGGTATCCCGCTAGCCGAATTAAGTGTGCAGAAACCAACGCTGGATGAGGTATTTCTGACGCTCACGGGCCATGGTGTACAGGAGGACGCGGTTCAGGCGTCCGGCAAATCGAACAAAGTGGAGGAACAACAGTATGAGTACAATCATTAA